From Paenibacillus physcomitrellae, the proteins below share one genomic window:
- a CDS encoding aspartyl-phosphate phosphatase Spo0E family protein → MMSCGEYNLPSYNGMIIAEDNNNHWTFESRGIPALNRRLSLEDEIRLLRSRMEKIFMEEQSFTSDIVVEISTLLDLKINEYMKVRSQDWKQ, encoded by the coding sequence ATGATGAGTTGCGGCGAATACAATTTGCCAAGTTATAACGGGATGATCATTGCTGAGGACAACAATAATCATTGGACGTTTGAGAGCCGAGGCATCCCCGCTCTAAACCGCAGGCTCTCCTTGGAAGATGAGATCAGACTGCTGCGAAGCAGAATGGAGAAGATTTTTATGGAAGAGCAATCTTTTACATCAGACATCGTAGTGGAAATCAGTACCCTGCTGGACCTGAAGATAAACGAATATATGAAGGTCAGAAGCCAGGATTGGAAACAATAA
- a CDS encoding cob(I)yrinic acid a,c-diamide adenosyltransferase has translation MKIYTRTGDQGNTFVIGGQVRKDDLQVEAYGSLDELNSFVGQAAAAACADGESWNDELKKQLVRIQHELFDCGSDLAYAKPNELGYKVHGELTGNLEAWIDSWEQELPPLERFVLPGGTTLAAVLHVCRTVCRRAERRVVSLAAETDINKEVLRYVNRLSDYFFTAARLANVKAGVPETEYERSGKVFR, from the coding sequence ATGAAAATCTATACGCGAACAGGCGATCAGGGGAATACCTTTGTCATTGGCGGTCAGGTCCGTAAGGATGATCTTCAGGTGGAGGCCTATGGTTCGCTGGATGAACTGAACAGCTTTGTCGGCCAAGCCGCTGCCGCTGCATGTGCAGACGGAGAGTCCTGGAATGACGAATTAAAGAAACAGCTCGTCCGGATTCAGCATGAGTTGTTTGACTGCGGTTCGGATTTGGCTTATGCCAAACCTAATGAACTTGGATATAAAGTCCATGGCGAATTGACCGGAAATCTCGAAGCGTGGATCGACTCCTGGGAGCAGGAGCTTCCGCCGCTGGAGCGTTTCGTGCTGCCCGGTGGTACGACGCTTGCCGCGGTCCTGCATGTCTGCCGAACGGTCTGCCGGAGAGCCGAGCGCCGGGTGGTCAGCCTAGCGGCTGAAACAGATATCAATAAAGAGGTTCTGCGGTACGTAAACCGGCTTTCGGATTATTTCTTTACGGCTGCCCGGCTGGCAAATGTGAAGGCAGGAGTTCCGGAAACCGAATATGAGCGGAGCGGAAAGGTGTTTCGTTGA
- a CDS encoding RluA family pseudouridine synthase, translating into MNEYYKPISYQVTAAEEGWMLKTVLNRRLGVSRKLTSRLKLTEQGITLNGERVYISHYVKEGDLVEIRLEQETSEDILPQPIPFDILYEDEELLIVNKQPGIIVHPTHGHYTDTLANGVVYYWQEKGERFRFRPVHRLDQETSGVLAIAKNAYVHQHISEQMIAGTVLKKYTALVHGTPPAMEGRIDGPIDRDPLEPHRRIVTDSGYPALTLYKVRETFAAGSLVELQLGSGRTHQIRVHMTSIDCPLIGDKLYSYEALGLPAPDLEAAVRLNAAIGRQALHAAQLGFVHPLTREEMVFEAPLPADMAELSRLMAGGQL; encoded by the coding sequence ATGAATGAATATTACAAGCCGATTTCATATCAAGTAACAGCTGCCGAAGAAGGCTGGATGCTGAAAACGGTACTGAACAGAAGACTCGGGGTTTCCCGCAAGCTGACGTCTCGTCTCAAACTGACCGAGCAGGGAATTACGCTGAACGGCGAACGCGTCTACATCAGCCATTACGTCAAAGAAGGCGACCTGGTAGAAATTCGGCTGGAGCAAGAAACATCGGAGGATATTTTGCCGCAGCCGATTCCATTCGATATTCTTTATGAAGATGAAGAGCTGCTTATCGTAAATAAACAACCGGGCATCATCGTTCACCCCACACATGGCCACTACACGGACACTTTGGCGAACGGCGTCGTGTATTACTGGCAGGAGAAGGGCGAGCGCTTCCGGTTCCGTCCCGTTCACCGGCTGGATCAAGAGACCAGCGGCGTGCTTGCTATTGCCAAGAATGCCTACGTCCACCAGCATATTTCCGAGCAGATGATTGCCGGTACCGTGCTGAAAAAATATACGGCGCTGGTTCACGGAACCCCGCCAGCCATGGAGGGCCGGATCGACGGTCCCATCGACCGCGATCCGCTGGAGCCGCACCGCCGCATCGTCACGGACAGCGGGTATCCCGCTTTGACGTTGTACAAGGTGCGGGAAACCTTTGCTGCAGGCTCGCTCGTTGAGCTGCAGCTGGGAAGCGGGCGGACCCATCAGATCCGGGTCCACATGACCTCCATCGACTGTCCGCTGATCGGCGACAAGCTGTACAGCTATGAGGCGCTGGGTCTGCCAGCGCCTGATCTCGAAGCGGCCGTGCGGCTGAACGCGGCCATTGGCCGGCAGGCGCTGCATGCCGCACAGCTTGGATTTGTCCACCCTCTCACCCGTGAAGAGATGGTATTCGAGGCGCCGCTGCCAGCGGATATGGCCGAGCTGAGCCGGCTGATGGCGGGCGGACAGCTCTAA
- a CDS encoding arsenate reductase family protein, giving the protein MSKLTVYQYPKCSTCRNAVKWLQTHGHELELHHIVEAAPTAEELGRLVELSGFELKKFFNTSGEVYRGLGLKDKLPSLSREEQLKLLASNGMLIKRPIVTDGQRVTLGFKEDEFASVWS; this is encoded by the coding sequence ATGAGCAAATTAACTGTTTACCAATACCCGAAATGCAGCACCTGCCGCAATGCAGTTAAATGGCTGCAGACACACGGCCATGAACTGGAGCTCCACCATATTGTTGAAGCAGCGCCGACTGCGGAGGAATTAGGCCGGCTGGTCGAGCTGAGCGGCTTTGAGCTGAAGAAGTTCTTTAACACAAGCGGTGAGGTATACCGCGGCCTGGGTTTGAAGGACAAGCTGCCGTCCCTTTCGCGCGAAGAGCAGTTGAAGCTGCTGGCGTCAAACGGCATGCTCATCAAACGCCCGATCGTTACCGACGGTCAGCGGGTTACGTTAGGTTTTAAAGAGGATGAATTTGCCTCCGTATGGAGCTGA
- a CDS encoding 5'-3' exonuclease: protein MTESKEETLLLVDGMALMFRAYYASAVTGYIRRTKAGLPTNAVYGFMRYFLDAVEKFGPTHVACCWDLGSKTFRTAQYPAYKGNRSEAPDDLIPQFSVIREVMDSLGVPNISSEGYEADDCIGTLAAQFSREMNVVVLTGDHDMLQLVNERTSIAIMKKGYGNYFVYTPQSLFEERQLTPAQIIDVKGLMGDPSDNYPGVRGIGEKTALKLVQEYENVEGILANLDKLSKGIRTKIETDLEMLHLSRDLASIRCDIALECDLRSCRWELNHSVVVAKFEELEMKSVCSWMGVQAL from the coding sequence TTGACCGAAAGCAAGGAAGAAACACTGCTGCTTGTTGACGGCATGGCCTTGATGTTCCGGGCTTATTATGCCTCCGCAGTTACAGGCTACATCCGCCGTACGAAAGCGGGTCTGCCGACGAATGCCGTTTATGGATTTATGCGTTATTTCTTGGACGCGGTTGAGAAATTTGGGCCTACACATGTGGCGTGCTGCTGGGATTTGGGAAGCAAAACGTTCCGCACCGCTCAGTACCCGGCCTACAAGGGGAATCGTTCGGAGGCACCGGATGACCTGATTCCTCAGTTCAGCGTGATTCGAGAGGTGATGGACAGTCTTGGCGTTCCGAATATCAGCTCCGAAGGTTATGAGGCGGACGACTGCATCGGCACCCTGGCCGCCCAGTTCAGCCGGGAGATGAACGTGGTTGTGCTGACCGGCGACCACGATATGCTGCAGCTGGTGAACGAGCGGACAAGCATTGCCATTATGAAGAAGGGGTATGGCAATTATTTTGTCTATACTCCGCAAAGCTTGTTTGAAGAACGGCAGCTGACACCTGCCCAAATCATTGATGTTAAAGGGCTGATGGGCGATCCTAGCGATAACTATCCCGGAGTTCGCGGCATTGGTGAGAAGACGGCGTTAAAGCTCGTGCAGGAATATGAAAATGTAGAGGGCATTCTCGCCAATCTGGACAAGCTGTCCAAGGGGATACGCACCAAAATCGAAACCGATCTGGAGATGCTGCATCTGTCCCGCGATTTGGCGTCGATCCGCTGCGATATTGCGCTGGAATGTGATTTGCGGTCCTGCCGCTGGGAGCTGAACCACTCTGTGGTCGTGGCCAAATTTGAAGAGCTGGAGATGAAGAGCGTGTGCTCCTGGATGGGGGTTCAGGCGCTGTGA
- a CDS encoding phosphodiester glycosidase family protein, translating to MKSLFSRFRPFSSGNQVSLAGGKIIRRGLLLAAAILLLIPAAPGLRPAEAAGTIQTAVKTVKVSGKSFTVRTVKIPKGTPVTVGLAKHQVGQTEAFASTIKSYKAQAAINGAFFNSYGGPADPYGTLIIKGKISHIGRYGTTIGFQKDGTAIMDTLRPSLTGKVTGADGKPRSWYATFINRTPDAGANNSILFTPDRGPKVGFSGGIAVTVSGGVVTHKGVNGNTAIPKQGYVLVFSGKEKAMADRFEVGSSVEWNVTYTNQAGKKLDWSNVQTAVGAGPRLVTDGKVTLNAKAEGFNDQKILTASAARSGIAILPDGSILLATVNGATMSQWASVMKALGAKQAMNLDGGASSALYGGGKMLTPAGRLLSNTLVFGSQVTK from the coding sequence GTGAAATCTCTATTTTCGCGGTTTAGGCCGTTCAGCAGCGGGAATCAGGTTTCGTTAGCTGGCGGAAAAATCATCCGGCGCGGCCTGCTGCTGGCAGCGGCCATCCTGCTCCTTATCCCGGCTGCCCCGGGGCTTCGCCCGGCGGAGGCAGCCGGTACGATCCAGACGGCCGTTAAGACCGTCAAGGTGTCAGGGAAAAGCTTTACCGTCCGTACGGTAAAGATTCCGAAAGGAACGCCGGTAACGGTTGGACTGGCCAAACATCAGGTCGGGCAGACGGAAGCCTTTGCATCGACGATTAAGTCCTACAAGGCGCAGGCCGCAATTAACGGCGCTTTCTTCAACTCCTATGGCGGACCGGCCGATCCATACGGAACGCTGATTATTAAAGGAAAGATTTCCCATATCGGCCGTTACGGCACGACAATCGGCTTTCAGAAGGACGGCACGGCCATTATGGATACGCTGCGGCCTTCCTTGACCGGTAAAGTGACCGGAGCGGATGGCAAGCCGCGCAGCTGGTATGCTACTTTTATTAACCGTACGCCTGATGCTGGTGCAAACAACAGTATTTTGTTTACACCGGACCGGGGCCCCAAAGTCGGGTTTAGCGGCGGTATTGCGGTGACCGTTAGCGGCGGAGTTGTCACACATAAAGGCGTCAACGGAAATACGGCTATTCCGAAGCAGGGATATGTACTTGTATTCAGCGGCAAAGAGAAGGCCATGGCAGACCGGTTTGAGGTCGGCAGCAGCGTTGAGTGGAATGTAACTTATACGAACCAGGCCGGCAAGAAGCTGGATTGGTCCAATGTACAGACGGCTGTTGGCGCAGGGCCAAGACTCGTTACCGACGGCAAGGTGACTTTGAACGCTAAAGCGGAAGGGTTTAACGATCAGAAGATTCTGACGGCTTCGGCGGCGCGCAGCGGCATCGCCATTCTGCCAGACGGTTCGATTCTGCTGGCTACAGTGAACGGGGCGACCATGTCACAGTGGGCTTCCGTGATGAAGGCGCTTGGAGCCAAACAAGCGATGAACCTGGACGGAGGGGCCTCTTCGGCGTTATATGGGGGAGGCAAAATGTTGACCCCGGCGGGGCGGCTGCTCAGCAACACGCTTGTGTTCGGCAGCCAGGTCACGAAATAA
- a CDS encoding DUF3055 domain-containing protein yields the protein MTLPEHDLDFLSDSTEQTSTRFATFIGPSLKRFDLAVTTTNRFFGKKLVTDLQSGKTAILGSDDLEQDGYMASIYGLSEEEEAELGSFLHQVLGEPHFTD from the coding sequence ATGACCTTACCTGAACACGACCTTGATTTCCTATCGGACAGCACCGAACAGACCTCTACCCGTTTCGCGACCTTTATCGGTCCTTCGCTGAAACGTTTTGATCTGGCTGTGACCACAACCAACCGCTTTTTTGGCAAAAAGCTTGTTACCGATCTGCAAAGCGGCAAAACAGCCATCCTCGGCTCCGACGATCTGGAGCAGGACGGTTATATGGCCTCGATTTACGGACTCTCCGAGGAGGAAGAAGCCGAGCTTGGGAGCTTCCTGCACCAGGTACTGGGCGAACCCCATTTTACAGACTGA
- a CDS encoding HRDC domain-containing protein, producing MRIVFLNSMERRLQERAGHADLAQVWIGEEGGVWRIGWDEEGAAGTKGQIWFEGESWSDMLSHYRYQLAVKLADGFRPVISGIFHEEEGHRGMWTQKLYCYSELNGSEEVYAELSAWRRQKAAAAGKAPYLIASNRLLRLISAFLPQTEEELTQLPGVGEVKAAEYGEEIVAITARIERNWQFPLDWVEQELDEEIFRSWMYKQKESRFKAEIERSSLRKQLLEAIREGQSLERIQDFTGLSRREAIEQLEQLEKEGYDTEALVERELTGLPQEEQTAIWNAYLELGDALLKPVLHKVYGADTMQPGSGELERRYEWLRLMRIRYRREARGTASAVGKPQSA from the coding sequence ATGCGTATCGTATTTTTGAACAGTATGGAGAGAAGGCTGCAGGAACGGGCAGGGCATGCAGATTTAGCCCAGGTCTGGATTGGAGAAGAAGGCGGAGTATGGCGGATTGGCTGGGATGAAGAAGGAGCAGCCGGCACCAAAGGCCAAATCTGGTTTGAAGGCGAGTCCTGGTCTGATATGCTGAGCCATTACCGCTATCAGCTGGCCGTAAAGCTGGCCGACGGATTCCGTCCGGTGATCAGCGGGATTTTTCATGAAGAGGAAGGCCATAGAGGGATGTGGACCCAGAAGCTGTATTGCTACAGCGAGCTGAATGGCAGCGAAGAAGTGTATGCCGAGCTTTCGGCCTGGCGCCGTCAGAAAGCTGCCGCAGCGGGCAAAGCGCCGTATTTGATTGCCAGTAACCGGCTGCTCCGCCTGATCAGCGCTTTCCTGCCTCAAACGGAGGAAGAGCTTACCCAGCTTCCTGGTGTCGGAGAGGTTAAAGCGGCTGAATATGGGGAAGAGATCGTAGCGATTACGGCCCGAATTGAACGCAATTGGCAGTTTCCTCTGGATTGGGTGGAGCAGGAACTGGATGAGGAAATCTTCCGCTCCTGGATGTACAAGCAGAAAGAATCCCGGTTTAAAGCGGAAATCGAGCGATCAAGCTTGCGCAAACAGCTGCTTGAAGCAATCCGTGAGGGTCAAAGCCTGGAGCGGATTCAGGATTTTACCGGTTTATCCAGACGGGAAGCGATTGAACAGCTCGAACAGCTGGAGAAGGAGGGCTACGATACGGAAGCGCTGGTAGAGCGGGAATTAACCGGGCTGCCGCAGGAAGAACAGACGGCAATCTGGAATGCCTATCTGGAGCTGGGAGACGCCCTGCTGAAGCCGGTGCTGCATAAGGTATACGGCGCAGATACGATGCAGCCGGGCAGCGGGGAGCTTGAACGGCGTTATGAATGGCTGCGTTTGATGCGAATCCGGTACCGGAGAGAGGCGAGGGGGACAGCATCAGCAGTAGGCAAACCGCAAAGTGCGTAA
- the corA gene encoding magnesium/cobalt transporter CorA, whose amino-acid sequence MKIRHVNAGVFTTVENLEDTLTAPAEGFYWIDADTEDLELLQPVFGLHDLAVEDCLSEEEQRPKIEIYESHYFIVVNSIRFDDEEIFLRALNVFLGRHFIITVTKQKLNELRAIKPILWEQEVSEPDRFLYLLIDLVVDNYFLVGDRIEDKIEKLEEDILVHTKRSHLNEIIGLRSEILWLKKMLGPQKEVINVLNKKDLRLIDDQLQKYFSDIYENAVKISENFDTFRELMGNLREAYQSSIANRANEIMRVFTAITTIFIPLTLITGIYGMNFDNMPEVHTEYGYFIVIGIMITLGLGMFYLFRKKDWI is encoded by the coding sequence ATGAAAATCCGTCATGTCAATGCCGGCGTCTTCACCACGGTCGAGAACCTGGAGGATACGCTGACTGCACCAGCCGAAGGTTTCTACTGGATTGATGCGGATACCGAAGATCTGGAGCTGCTTCAGCCTGTATTCGGGCTGCATGATCTCGCAGTAGAGGACTGCCTCAGTGAAGAGGAGCAGCGGCCGAAGATCGAAATCTATGAAAGTCATTATTTTATCGTCGTGAACAGTATTCGCTTTGATGATGAGGAAATTTTCCTGCGGGCCTTGAACGTCTTTCTGGGCCGGCATTTCATTATTACAGTTACCAAGCAGAAGCTGAACGAGCTTCGTGCTATTAAACCGATTCTGTGGGAGCAGGAAGTCAGCGAACCTGACCGTTTCCTTTATCTGCTGATCGACCTTGTAGTGGATAACTATTTCCTGGTCGGCGACCGGATCGAGGACAAAATCGAGAAGCTGGAAGAAGACATTCTTGTTCATACAAAACGTTCCCATTTGAATGAAATTATCGGGCTGCGAAGCGAAATTCTGTGGCTGAAGAAAATGCTTGGGCCGCAGAAGGAAGTGATCAACGTCCTTAATAAAAAAGACCTGCGTCTGATCGATGATCAGCTGCAGAAGTATTTTAGCGATATTTATGAAAATGCCGTTAAAATCTCCGAGAACTTTGATACGTTCCGAGAGCTGATGGGCAACTTACGAGAAGCTTATCAGTCCAGTATCGCCAACCGGGCGAACGAAATCATGCGTGTATTTACTGCGATTACTACGATCTTTATCCCGTTGACCCTGATTACGGGCATCTACGGAATGAACTTCGACAATATGCCGGAAGTGCATACGGAATACGGCTATTTCATCGTAATAGGCATCATGATCACATTAGGTCTAGGCATGTTCTACCTGTTCCGGAAGAAAGACTGGATTTGA
- the metA gene encoding homoserine O-acetyltransferase MetA produces MPIKVPDSLPAKEVLANENIFVMDESQAFHQDIRPLRIAILNLMPTKETTEEQLLRLLANTPLQVEFTLLHPSSHTSKNTSAEHLKQFYKTFSEIRHLRFDGMIITGAPVEQLEFEDVNYWSEIQEIFEWTETHVTSTMHICWAAFAGLFYHFGIEKVSLPQKCFGVFAHHINVPNTKLLRGFDEQFLVPHSRHTGLNKEDIVKANGLDILAESDEAGVYIASTEDGKQIFVTGHPEYDPLSLKWEYDRDTAKGMDVALPVNYFPKDDPTQTPRSSWRAHANLLFANWLNYYVYQETPYDIDAAVSHEYHI; encoded by the coding sequence ATGCCAATCAAGGTTCCTGATTCTCTGCCGGCCAAAGAAGTGCTGGCGAACGAAAATATTTTCGTGATGGATGAAAGCCAGGCTTTCCATCAGGACATCCGTCCGTTGCGGATCGCCATCCTGAATCTGATGCCAACCAAAGAAACAACAGAGGAGCAGCTGCTCAGGCTGCTGGCCAATACGCCGCTTCAAGTGGAGTTTACTTTGCTTCATCCCAGCTCCCATACTTCGAAGAACACTTCAGCCGAGCATTTGAAGCAGTTCTATAAGACGTTCAGCGAAATCCGGCATCTCCGTTTCGACGGGATGATCATTACCGGTGCCCCGGTGGAACAGCTCGAATTCGAAGACGTCAATTATTGGAGCGAAATTCAGGAAATCTTCGAATGGACCGAAACCCACGTCACTTCAACCATGCATATATGTTGGGCTGCCTTTGCAGGGCTGTTCTATCATTTCGGCATCGAGAAGGTTTCACTTCCGCAAAAATGCTTCGGTGTGTTTGCCCACCACATCAATGTTCCGAATACGAAGCTGCTGCGCGGCTTTGACGAGCAGTTCCTGGTTCCTCATTCTCGTCATACAGGTCTGAATAAGGAAGATATTGTTAAAGCAAACGGGCTCGATATTCTGGCCGAATCGGACGAAGCCGGTGTATACATTGCTTCAACGGAAGACGGGAAACAAATTTTTGTAACCGGTCATCCGGAATATGATCCTTTATCCCTGAAATGGGAGTATGACCGTGATACGGCCAAAGGCATGGATGTTGCGCTGCCGGTTAATTATTTTCCGAAAGACGATCCCACCCAGACGCCAAGATCCTCCTGGCGCGCCCATGCTAACTTATTGTTTGCCAATTGGCTGAATTACTATGTGTATCAGGAAACACCTTACGATATTGATGCAGCAGTCAGTCACGAATACCATATTTAG
- a CDS encoding aminotransferase class I/II-fold pyridoxal phosphate-dependent enzyme → MAEHNADNNKPDNQTGKLRIESRLAQIGSMEEPVTGAVTYPIYQATAYRHPRLGQSTGFDYTRTKNPTRAVLEKAAADLESGDAGFACSSGMAALQTLFMLFSSGDHLIVSLDLYGGTYRLFEKILSRYGITATYVDTNDLDALESSRRPETKAVFIETPTNPLMMVTDIAAVSAWSRKHGFLTIVDNTLLSPYFQRPIELGADIVVHSATKYLGGHNDVLAGLIVTKGQKLSEEVAFLHNSIGAVLSPNDSYQLMRGMKTLALRMERHQSNATAIATFLSTHPQIAEVFYPALPGHPGHEIQNRQSSGNTGIFSFKVTDARYVEPILRHLKLIAFAESLGGVESLLTYPAVQTHADIPLEIREAVGVDDRLLRFSVGIEHPDDLIEDLAQALEAARAEVEGVR, encoded by the coding sequence ATGGCAGAACATAACGCAGATAACAACAAACCAGACAATCAAACCGGCAAACTTCGCATTGAGAGCAGGCTGGCACAAATCGGTTCCATGGAGGAGCCGGTTACCGGTGCGGTTACTTATCCGATTTATCAGGCGACAGCTTACCGTCACCCGCGGCTTGGACAGAGCACGGGGTTCGATTATACGCGCACGAAGAACCCGACAAGAGCCGTATTGGAAAAAGCTGCTGCCGATCTGGAATCCGGCGATGCCGGCTTTGCCTGCAGCTCGGGCATGGCCGCGCTGCAAACGCTGTTTATGCTGTTCAGCTCCGGCGATCACCTGATCGTATCCCTGGATCTATATGGCGGTACATACCGTCTGTTTGAGAAAATATTGTCCCGTTACGGAATAACCGCAACTTATGTGGATACCAACGACTTGGATGCGCTGGAGTCTTCCCGCCGTCCGGAAACCAAAGCCGTATTCATTGAGACGCCTACCAATCCGCTGATGATGGTCACCGATATTGCCGCTGTCTCTGCCTGGAGCCGTAAGCATGGCTTCCTGACCATTGTGGACAATACGCTGCTGTCGCCTTATTTTCAGCGTCCTATCGAGCTCGGCGCAGACATTGTCGTTCACAGCGCTACGAAATATTTGGGCGGACATAACGATGTGCTTGCAGGATTGATCGTAACCAAAGGACAAAAGCTGTCTGAAGAAGTCGCCTTCCTGCACAACTCGATCGGAGCGGTACTCAGTCCAAATGACAGTTATCAGCTGATGCGCGGCATGAAGACGCTGGCGCTGCGGATGGAGCGGCACCAAAGCAATGCAACGGCGATTGCAACCTTCCTGAGTACGCATCCGCAAATCGCAGAGGTGTTTTACCCGGCGCTTCCGGGCCATCCGGGACATGAAATTCAGAACCGGCAATCTTCGGGGAACACGGGAATCTTCTCGTTCAAAGTGACAGATGCCCGTTATGTGGAACCGATATTACGTCATTTGAAGCTGATCGCATTTGCGGAAAGTCTTGGCGGCGTTGAGTCGCTGCTGACTTATCCGGCTGTACAGACCCACGCGGACATCCCGCTTGAAATCCGGGAAGCGGTTGGCGTTGACGACCGGCTGCTGCGTTTCTCCGTAGGCATTGAACATCCGGATGATTTGATCGAAGATCTGGCTCAAGCGCTGGAAGCAGCCCGGGCTGAAGTGGAAGGGGTGCGCTGA
- a CDS encoding trans-sulfuration enzyme family protein — MSHEDGKQVPDKQVSGEQKEKDLSFDTRLLHFGSEVDTATGASSVPLYQASTFHHADVFNPPLHDYSRSGNPTRQALEDYIALLEGGTNGYAFPSGMAAISTAFMLFSAGDHLIVTEDVYGGTYRLLTGILNRFGLEASFVDMTKIEEVQAALRPNTKGIYIETPSNPTLKITDIAALAAWSKEHGLISIVDNTFMTPYYQRPIELGIDIVLHSATKFLGGHSDVLAGLAVTANEELGRQVKYLQNGLGSVLGVQDSWLLMRGMKTLSARMAHSEISARRLAEWLNNREDITAVYYPGLSDHPGRGIQERQSSGYGAVVSFDVGSGDRAKRLLNAVKLPIVAVSLGAVESILSYPAMMSHASMPPEVRLERGITDGLLRFSVGLENIEDLIADLEQALEQ, encoded by the coding sequence ATGAGCCATGAAGACGGCAAACAAGTTCCCGACAAACAAGTTTCCGGCGAACAGAAGGAGAAGGACCTGAGCTTTGATACACGATTGCTTCATTTCGGCTCCGAAGTAGATACCGCAACAGGCGCTTCCAGTGTTCCTCTTTACCAGGCTTCAACGTTTCATCACGCGGATGTCTTTAACCCTCCGCTGCATGACTATTCCCGGTCGGGCAACCCGACCCGGCAGGCGCTTGAAGATTATATCGCGCTGCTTGAGGGCGGCACGAACGGATATGCCTTCCCTAGCGGCATGGCGGCGATTTCCACCGCGTTTATGCTGTTCTCGGCAGGCGATCATTTGATCGTTACCGAAGATGTTTACGGCGGAACTTACCGTTTGTTAACAGGTATTTTGAACCGTTTCGGGCTTGAGGCTTCCTTTGTGGATATGACCAAGATTGAAGAGGTGCAAGCTGCTCTGCGGCCGAATACGAAAGGCATCTATATCGAAACCCCGTCCAACCCGACTTTAAAAATAACGGACATTGCTGCACTTGCCGCCTGGTCGAAGGAACACGGTCTGATCAGCATCGTTGATAATACGTTTATGACGCCGTATTATCAGCGTCCGATTGAGCTGGGTATTGATATTGTGCTGCACAGCGCGACCAAATTCCTCGGCGGGCACAGCGATGTGCTGGCCGGCTTGGCTGTAACAGCCAATGAAGAGCTGGGCCGCCAAGTGAAATATTTGCAGAACGGGCTGGGCAGCGTGCTTGGCGTTCAGGATTCCTGGCTGCTGATGCGCGGGATGAAAACCTTGTCCGCGCGTATGGCCCACAGCGAAATCAGCGCCCGCAGGCTGGCGGAATGGCTGAACAACCGGGAGGACATTACTGCCGTGTATTATCCGGGCCTGAGCGATCATCCGGGCCGTGGCATTCAGGAACGGCAGTCTTCCGGATATGGCGCAGTGGTGTCCTTCGATGTTGGCTCCGGCGACCGGGCCAAACGGCTGCTGAATGCCGTTAAGCTGCCGATTGTCGCTGTAAGCTTAGGCGCAGTGGAGAGCATTCTCTCTTATCCGGCGATGATGTCCCACGCTTCAATGCCTCCTGAAGTTCGTCTCGAACGCGGCATTACGGACGGGCTGCTTCGATTCTCGGTCGGCCTTGAAAATATCGAGGACTTGATTGCCGATTTGGAGCAGGCGCTGGAGCAATAA